The following are from one region of the Primulina eburnea isolate SZY01 chromosome 17, ASM2296580v1, whole genome shotgun sequence genome:
- the LOC140817931 gene encoding probable NOT transcription complex subunit VIP2 — MGLLNDSNVDAAANVGVNGLCHLSGYYSSTVGDPQSKPGGLNIGNFVDYGATQHQKEHLAQPQQYSMGRSPDFMFDAGAINSHHPLQQNHVNSITGTGFSFPPLGNQDLHFHGSGQYQHVQQSQPHFYNILRRKEVNPRQGSRLGADDYGLLGLLKIIKGVNPAKTALAMGVDLHSLVLELNSLEPLHQKIASPWSDEHVKEGPKYHIPDCYISKQPPPLQVFFYSVWSTKSLQEVPSTDVILSVLQYAKRLGAALSGKRTVRIFHRDL; from the exons ATGGGATTGCTAAATGACTCAAATGTCGATGCTGCTGCTAATGTTGGTGTCAATGGCTTATGCCACCTATCCGGATATTATTCTTCTACTGTTGGTGATCCTCAAAGTAAACCAG GAGGTCTGAACATCGGGAATTTTGTTGATTATGGCGCAACACAGCACCAGAAAGAACATTTAGCGCAACCTCAACAATATTCG ATGGGAAGATCTCCGGATTTTATGTTTGATGCCGGTGCCATAAACTCACATCATCCTTTGCAACAAAACCACGTTAATTCAATAACCGGAACGGGGTTTTCTTTTCCACCGCTAGGCAATCAAGATCTTCATTTTCATGGTTCAGGG CAATATCAGCATGTCCAGCAATCTCAACCTCACTTCTATAATATCTTAAGACGCAAAGAAGTTAATCCTCGGCAAGGATCTCGACTTGGAGCTGATGACTATGGCTTGCTAGGtttgttaaaaatcataaaaggCGTCAATCCGGCTAAAACCGCTCTTGCTATGGGAGTTGATCTGCACTCCCTCGTCCTGGAATTGAATTCTCTAGAACCTCTACACCAAAAAATTGCATCTCCATGGTCTGACGAACATGTCAAAGAAGGACCGAAGTATCATATTCCTGACTGCTACATTTCGAAACAGCCTCCTCCTTTGCAGGTGTTCTTCTATTCCGTTTGGTCAA CGAAGTCACTTCAAGAAGTTCCATCTACCGATGTTATTTTAAGTGTTTTACAG TATGCCAAACGATTAGGTGCAGCTCTTAGCGGCAAACGAACTGTAAGAATTTTTCATCGTGATCTTTGA
- the LOC140817932 gene encoding uncharacterized protein: MPSRQGEFVVYTDASKLGWGAVLMQRERVIAYASRQLKVHEKNYPNHELELAAVANVVADVLSKKQAVIAHLSVQRPLQAEIQRFELAVYARVDAPNIITLIVQPTLRDKIRAGQTSDEQLQKCRQRGKDKGQRLYIVVNDIVRYKDRLWVPNSDSLRADILSETHSTPYSIHPRSTKMYKDLQTLYWWPGMKRDILRFVSECLNY; the protein is encoded by the exons ATGCCATCAAGACAGGGAGAGTTTGTGGTTTATACAGATGCTTCAAAGCTCGGGTGGGGCGCGGTTCTGATGCAGCGTGAAAGAGTTATAGCATACGCGTCCCGACAGCTGaaggtccatgagaagaattatccgaatCATGAGCTCGAGctagcagcagtg gctaatgtggtTGCAGATGTCCTGAGCAAGAAGCAAGCAGTGATTGCTCACCTGTCGGTTCAGAGACCACTGCAGGcggagattcagagatttgagcTTGCAGTTTATGCCAGGGTCGATGCCCCAAATATTATTACTCTTATAGTACAGCCGACATTGAGAGACAAAATTCGAGCAGGGCAGACTTCTGACGAGCAGTTACAGAAGTGCAGACAGAGAGGCAAAGATAAGGGCCAGAGACTGTATATAGTTGTGAACGACATAGTCAGATATAAGGATCGTCTATGGGTTCCTAACAGTGATTCCCTGAGAGCAGATATCTTGAGCGAGACCCACAGCACCCCGTACTCCATCCATCcaaggagtacgaagatgtataaagacctTCAGACtctttattggtggccgggcatgAAGAGGGATATTCTGCGATTCGTCTCCGAGTGTTTGAATTATTAG